A genomic window from Silene latifolia isolate original U9 population chromosome Y, ASM4854445v1, whole genome shotgun sequence includes:
- the LOC141632447 gene encoding uncharacterized protein LOC141632447 codes for MWALQKLVGEDKGRFLALIWALWTIRNARLFEEEPCNLEVVVMGFTRLVADYQGYVNAGLVRESSGEGESTGLNLWKPPEQGTIKFNSDAAFLGEMDVGLGVVGRNSRGEVVVVASKRCRAQWSVETAEAKAMMFGLEVAKHLGVNNIALESDSMVAVRAVKKNADMRHSFGLCVRDVCELIKSFVCRGVNHVKREGNTVAHLVARLCSAIGEELICVSDFPHSVLSLAELDLI; via the coding sequence ATGTGGGCCTTGCAAAAGCTGGTGGGAGAGGACAAGGGGAGGTTTCTAGCGTTGATATGGGCTTTGTGGACAATCAGAAACGCACGACTTTTTGAGGAAGAGCCGTGCAATCTAGAGGTGGTGGTCATGGGGTTTACGAGACTGGTTGCGGACTATCAAGGCTATGTGAATGCGGGTTTGGTGAGGGAGAGCAGTGGGGAAGGGGAAAGTACAGGTTTGAACTTGTGGAAGCCACCAGAACAGGGGACGATTAAGTTCAATTCTGATGCAGCGTTTTTAGGGGAAATGGATGTGGGGCTTGGCGTGGTGGGGAGAAATTCGAGAGGTGAGGTCGTAGTGGTGGCGAGTAAACGATGTCGAGCACAATGGTCTGTGGAGACGGCTGAAGCAAAGGCTATGATGTTCGGATTGGAAGTGGCGAAGCATTTAGGGGTGAACAATATTGCATTGGAGTCTGACTCTATGGTTGCTGTCCGGGCTGTTAAAAAAAATGCAGACATGCGTCACAGTTTTGGTCTATGTGTTAGGGATGTTTGTGAGCTTATAAAATCTTTTGTCTGCAGAGGTGTGAATCATGTAAAACGTGAGGGAAATACGGTTGCGCACTTAGTTGCTAGACTTTGTTCGGCTATAGGTGAGGAACTGATATGTGTAAGTGACTTCCCGCATTCCGTCCTCAGTTTGGCGGAATTGGATTTAATTTAA
- the LOC141632446 gene encoding LOW QUALITY PROTEIN: pentatricopeptide repeat-containing protein At3g24000, mitochondrial-like (The sequence of the model RefSeq protein was modified relative to this genomic sequence to represent the inferred CDS: deleted 2 bases in 2 codons) encodes MILTYSQNGSPWKALLLFPQMLHFGVKPNKFTFSSLLKASRAVSDVKHGMHMHALCIKYGYDSCAYVGTALVDIYVGYGLMIEAGLIFDGLLSKNEVSWNALIAGHARNDQGDKALNLFQRMKRETFEPDDFTYSSVLSSCASSGALEQGKWIHGHVIKSGMKLVGFVGNTLLHMYAKCGSIMDAEKVFTGLTKRSVVSWNTMLTGYAQYGLGRKSLKLFDAMLKTKIQPNEITFLGTFFACSHLGLVDEGWDHLNRMKLFGLEPKVEHYVNMVDLFGRAGRLDEAVKFITNMPIKPVTEIWKVLLGACRSHKNMELGVYAAKRVFELDPCDPGPYVILSNIYASAGTKADVAKVRMMMKECGVSKEPACSWVEIENVVHVFDADDHTYPQIKEIYKTWENISAKIKEIGYVPDTNQVLLFVDDREREVNLQHHSEKLALAFAILNTPPGSIIRIKKNIRMCLSVDCHSAIKFVSRVIKREILVRDTKRFHHFQNGSCSCGNYW; translated from the exons ATGATTTTAACTTATTCGCAGAATGGAAGCCCCTGGAAAGCTCTTTTGTTGTTTCCACAGATGCTTCATTTTGGTGTCAAACCAAACAAATTTACCTTCTCTAGCCTTCTAAAGGCCTCTAGGGCAGTTTCTGATGTCAAGCATGGTATGCATATGCATGCGCTTTGCATAAAATATGGTTATGACTCGTGTGCTTACGTAGGGACAGCTCTAGTAGATATTTATGTAGGATATGGCCTTATGATTGAAGCGGGATTGATATTTGATGGGCTTTTGAGCAAAAACGAGGTCTCTTGGAACGCCTTAATTGCTGGGCATGCTAGAAATGACCAAGGAGACAAAGCACTTAATTTGTTCCAAAGGATGAAAAGAGAAACCTTTGAGCCTGATGATTTTACGTATTCCAGTGTACTTAGTTCGTGCGCTAGTAGTGGTGCTTTGGAGCAAGGCAAGTGGATTCATGGTCATGTAATAAAATCAGGGATGAAGCTCGTGGGTTTTGTTGGGAATACTCTTCTACATATGTATGCAAAGTGTGGGAGCATTATGGATGCCGAAAAGGTATTCACTGGATTAACAAAGCGAAGTGTTGTTTCATGGAACACAATGTTGACTGGGTATGCCCAATATGGTCTTGGACGCAAATCGCTCAAGCTGTTTGACGCCATGTTAAAGACCAAAATACAGCCTAATGAGATAACATTTCTTGGCACATTCTTTGCATGTAGCCATCTT GGGCTTGTGGATGAGGGATGGGATCACCTTAATAGGATGAAATTGTTCGGTTTGGAGCCAAAGGTTGAGCATTATGTTAACATGGTTGATCTCTTTGGTCGAGCAGGCAGGCTTGATGAGGCAGTGAAATTTATAACAAATATGCCAATTAAACCTGTTACCGAAATATGGAAAGTGTTATTGGGTGCTTGCAGATCACATAAAAACATGGAGTTGGGTGTTTATGCTGCCAAACGCGTTTTTGAGCTTGATCCCTGTGATCCGGGTCCCTATGTTATACTCTCTAACATTTACGCTTCAGCTGGTACGAAGGCTGATGTGGCAAAAGTGAGAATGATGATGAAGGAATGTGGTGTAAGCAAAGAACCGGCTTGTAGCTGGGTGGAGATCGAGAATGTAGTCCATGTGTTTGATGCGGATGATCATACGTATCCTCAGATCAAAGAGATCTACAAAACTTGGGAAAATATAAGTGCAAAGATCAAAGAAATTGGGTATGTACCCGACACTAACCAGGTCCTTTTGTTTGTGGACGACcgagagagagaagtgaatttgCAGCATCACAGTGAAAAGCTTGCCTTGGCTTTTGCGATTCTGAACACACCGCCTGGATCCATTATTCGTATTAAAAAGAACATTCGGATGTGT TTGAGTGTTGACTGCCACTCTGCCATTAAGTTTGTATCACGGGTAATTAAGAGAGAAATTTTAGTGAGGGATACAAAACGGTTTCATCATTTTCAAAATGGTTCTTGCTCTTGTGGAAATTACTGGTAA